Within the Vibrio sp. DW001 genome, the region TCACTCTGTTCACCTATCGTTATGCAAAACGACATGCCCATAACAACAGCTTCTCATACGGGACAGGAAAGGTCAGCGTTTTAGGTGGCTTCAGTAGTGCTGTCGCGCTCGGTATTATTGCGTTAATGATGTTTTCCGAATCCTTGGTTCGTCTTTTTGACCCTCAACAAATTCAGTTTAATGAGGCTATTTTTGTTGCGATCATTGGTTTAATCGTTAATTTTGCCAGTATGATGCTATTGCATGACGACAACCATCATCATGACCATTCTCACGATCATCATGATGACAACCATCAAGACCATAATCTCAAAGCGGCTTATATGCATGTACTAGCCGATACGCTTACGTCGATTTTGGCCATAATCGCACTCATCGTAGGTAAATATGTGGGCTGGAACTGGTTAGATGCCGTTATGGGAATGGTTGGCGCTATCGTGATCACCAAGTGGGCAATAGGACTTCTTAAGCAAACCAGTCCAATTTTACTCGATATCGCTATTGACAAAAAATACCGCGATTCTGTCATTGCAGCCATTCAGCCCCATGCGGATATTATCGACTTACATATTTGGAAAGTGAGTGCCGACCACCATGCTGCCAGTCTCATTTTAAGTTCAAGGAGCAATAAAAATATTGATGATTACAGGCAATTACTAAGTAAGTTTGATAAGATTCATCACCTCACTATTGAACTGCATAGCGCTAAACCTGCATGAATGATCTGACTTCACTCAACCAATTACTGACCGAATTCTATGATAAAATGTCGTCTTGGGAGCAATCCGTTGTAAAAGAAACAGGTTATACTTTAGCGCAGGTCCATACTGTTGAAGTGCTTGGCAATCATGGCGCTTTGCGCATGAAGGAATTGGCAGAAAAGCTTGGCATTACCACCGGAACACTCACGGTTCAGGTTGATAAGTTGGTGACGGCAAACTTAATAGACCGTT harbors:
- a CDS encoding MarR family transcriptional regulator; the protein is MNDLTSLNQLLTEFYDKMSSWEQSVVKETGYTLAQVHTVEVLGNHGALRMKELAEKLGITTGTLTVQVDKLVTANLIDRCPHPEDRRSIVVCLTDEGNQLHEQHNQLHLNLVRELTRNINFSAEKVLIQCLKKMNREF
- the dmeF gene encoding CDF family Co(II)/Ni(II) efflux transporter DmeF, which codes for MLPLKHSHQFGSHHHSNGEKRTFYVLLLTIIAMFAEIISGKIFGSMALLADGWHMGTHAAAFCITLFTYRYAKRHAHNNSFSYGTGKVSVLGGFSSAVALGIIALMMFSESLVRLFDPQQIQFNEAIFVAIIGLIVNFASMMLLHDDNHHHDHSHDHHDDNHQDHNLKAAYMHVLADTLTSILAIIALIVGKYVGWNWLDAVMGMVGAIVITKWAIGLLKQTSPILLDIAIDKKYRDSVIAAIQPHADIIDLHIWKVSADHHAASLILSSRSNKNIDDYRQLLSKFDKIHHLTIELHSAKPA